The region GCGTATTTGTGACACCGTGTCGCGTATTTGTGACATCGTGTCGCGTATTTGTGACATCGTGTCGCGTATTTGTGACACCATGTCGCGTATTTGTGACATCATGTCGGTTATTTGTGACATCATGTCGGTTATTTGTGACATCATGTCGGTTATTTGTGACATCATGTCGGTTATTTGTGACATCATGTCGGTTATTTGTGACATCATGTCGGTTATTTGTGACATCATGTCGGTTATTTGTGACATCGTGTCGGTTATTTGTGACATCATGTCGGTTATTTGTGACATCATGTCGGTTATTTGTGACATCATGTCGGTTATTTGTGACATCATGTCGGTTATTTGTGACATCATGTCGGTTATTTGTGACATCATGTCGGTTATTTGTGACATCATGTCGGTTATTTGTGACATCGTGTCGGTTATTTATGACATCGTGTCGGTTATTTGTGACATCGTGGCGGTTATTTGTGACATCGTGTCG is a window of Chitinispirillum alkaliphilum DNA encoding:
- a CDS encoding glutamine synthetase family protein, with product MSRICDIVSRICDIVSRICDTMSRICDIMSVICDIMSVICDIMSVICDIMSVICDIMSVICDIMSVICDIMSVICDIVSVICDIMSVICDIMSVICDIMSVICDIMSVICDIMSVICDIMSVICDIMSVICDIVSVIYDIVSVICDIVAVICDIVSGGSVFWGFYR